From a single Lewinella sp. LCG006 genomic region:
- a CDS encoding GMC family oxidoreductase produces MSATIYDVIIVGSGAGGGMATKILSEAGMKVALVEAGPYFDPKDPTTMTQMKWPWESPRRGASTNRAFGDFDMSWGDWKVEGEPYTQEEGTDFMWWRSRMLGGRTNHWGRISLRFGPDDFRRKDIDGLGDNWPITYEEIKPYYDRLDKMVGVFGSKENRRNDPDGFFLPAPKPRLHELYYIKGARKAGVDVIPARMSMLTKKLNNERGVCFYCGQCNRSCKVYADFSSSSVFIIPALNGTGQVDLFVNSMVRSVTTNAEGKATGVSYINKVDRKEYQLQGRSVVLGASACSSARILLNSKSPQHPNGLGNSSDVVGRYLHDSTGGGRTGFIPALMNRKTNYNEDGVGGMHVYSPWWLDNKKLDFPRGYHIEVWGGLGMPAYGFGFDASAFNEYIGLEVGGYGNKLREDVKRFYGAAIGFGGRGESIARRENRCELDPTVVDQFGIPVLKFNYKWSDYERYQARHMQDTFEELIHAMGGHPVGDKPTKEQDWGLLKPGQIIHEVGTTRMGNDPKTSVTNKYCQLHDADNVFVVDAGPFVSQADKNCTWTIMALAMRTSEYIVEQYKKRNI; encoded by the coding sequence ATGTCAGCAACGATTTATGATGTAATTATTGTAGGCTCCGGTGCCGGTGGGGGGATGGCGACCAAAATCCTTTCGGAAGCCGGCATGAAAGTAGCACTGGTGGAAGCCGGTCCTTACTTCGATCCCAAGGATCCTACGACGATGACCCAGATGAAATGGCCCTGGGAATCCCCGCGTCGAGGAGCCAGCACTAATCGCGCTTTTGGCGACTTTGATATGTCCTGGGGCGATTGGAAAGTGGAAGGCGAGCCCTATACCCAGGAAGAAGGCACCGACTTTATGTGGTGGCGATCTCGTATGTTGGGTGGCCGTACCAACCACTGGGGAAGAATATCGCTCCGCTTTGGACCCGATGATTTTAGGCGTAAAGACATTGATGGCTTAGGCGACAACTGGCCCATCACTTATGAAGAAATCAAGCCTTACTACGATCGGCTGGATAAGATGGTCGGGGTTTTTGGTTCTAAAGAAAATCGGCGCAATGATCCCGATGGGTTCTTCTTGCCAGCACCAAAGCCAAGGCTGCATGAACTTTACTACATCAAAGGTGCACGCAAAGCAGGCGTAGACGTTATCCCAGCCCGGATGTCGATGCTGACTAAAAAACTAAACAACGAGCGTGGTGTGTGTTTCTACTGTGGGCAATGTAACCGCTCCTGTAAGGTCTATGCAGATTTTTCTTCCAGCTCGGTGTTTATCATCCCAGCATTGAACGGTACTGGTCAGGTAGATTTGTTTGTAAACAGCATGGTGCGTTCGGTGACGACCAATGCGGAAGGGAAAGCGACAGGTGTTTCCTACATCAATAAAGTCGACCGCAAAGAATACCAGTTACAGGGGCGTTCCGTCGTTTTAGGAGCCTCCGCTTGTAGTTCTGCTCGGATTTTACTGAATTCCAAGAGCCCACAGCACCCCAATGGTTTGGGCAATAGCAGTGACGTAGTGGGGCGTTATCTCCATGATTCTACGGGCGGTGGCAGAACGGGTTTTATTCCTGCACTGATGAATCGCAAAACCAACTACAACGAAGATGGAGTAGGAGGGATGCACGTTTATTCCCCCTGGTGGTTGGACAACAAAAAGTTGGATTTTCCTAGAGGCTATCACATTGAAGTGTGGGGAGGACTGGGGATGCCTGCCTATGGCTTCGGTTTTGACGCCAGCGCTTTTAATGAATACATTGGTTTGGAAGTTGGGGGTTATGGGAATAAACTCCGCGAAGATGTGAAACGATTTTATGGAGCCGCCATTGGTTTTGGTGGGAGAGGGGAGTCTATCGCCAGAAGAGAGAATCGTTGTGAATTAGATCCTACGGTCGTCGATCAATTCGGGATTCCAGTGTTGAAATTTAATTACAAGTGGTCGGATTACGAACGCTACCAGGCGCGCCACATGCAGGACACCTTTGAGGAATTGATCCACGCCATGGGTGGTCATCCCGTAGGTGACAAACCGACCAAAGAGCAAGATTGGGGCTTACTGAAACCTGGGCAAATTATTCACGAAGTGGGTACCACCAGGATGGGCAATGACCCGAAAACATCGGTCACCAACAAATACTGCCAATTACACGATGCCGATAATGTGTTTGTGGTAGATGCTGGCCCCTTTGTGAGTCAGGCCGATAAGAACTGTACCTGGACGATCATGGCACTGGCTATGCGTACCTCTGAATACATTGTAGAACAATACAAAAAGCGGAACATTTAA
- a CDS encoding gluconate 2-dehydrogenase subunit 3 family protein has product MKRRDSLRTLLVGTIGSAAIFTSNSGCTPASEDAGAGEATGLYGRTPEEIEHDKEINAEIYLNDDELATIAVLCDIILPATAEAGSATDAKVPDFIDFIVKDIPDYQLPIRGGLMWLNYEANRRFGKDFITCLPAEEIQIIEDIAYPDPDELKPDMAYGITFFELMRNLTLTGYYTTKMGLDDLGYTGNFANVWDGVPEEILADHDVDYDEEWLAKCVDQNERMTIAEWDEDGNLLT; this is encoded by the coding sequence ATGAAAAGAAGAGATTCACTCAGAACCTTGTTGGTTGGAACCATTGGAAGTGCCGCTATCTTTACCAGCAATAGTGGCTGTACCCCCGCATCGGAGGATGCTGGAGCTGGCGAAGCTACAGGTCTTTACGGTCGGACGCCCGAAGAAATTGAGCACGATAAAGAGATAAATGCTGAAATTTACTTAAATGACGATGAGCTGGCAACCATTGCCGTCTTGTGCGATATCATCTTGCCGGCAACGGCGGAGGCGGGTTCTGCGACTGATGCTAAAGTTCCAGATTTTATCGACTTTATCGTCAAAGATATACCTGATTACCAGTTGCCAATTCGAGGTGGATTGATGTGGCTCAACTACGAAGCGAATCGTCGTTTTGGTAAGGACTTTATCACCTGTCTGCCTGCCGAGGAGATTCAAATCATTGAAGACATCGCCTATCCTGATCCGGATGAATTAAAGCCAGACATGGCGTACGGAATCACGTTTTTTGAGCTGATGCGTAACCTTACGTTGACGGGCTATTACACCACCAAAATGGGACTCGACGATCTGGGCTACACCGGCAATTTTGCCAATGTTTGGGATGGCGTCCCTGAGGAAATTTTAGCCGATCACGATGTTGATTATGATGAAGAATGGTTGGCCAAATGTGTCGACCAAAATGAGCGAATGACCATCGCGGAGTGGGATGAGGATGGGAATTTATTGACTTAA